One region of Streptomyces rishiriensis genomic DNA includes:
- a CDS encoding DUF4233 domain-containing protein: MRTLCSSTLIGEFFVIGFAGLVAMKDADLSTATVWTVCGIAMFFSVLLCGMVTRPGGVALGWALQIALVASGFFVPIMFFLGVLFAALWWASVHFGRKVDEAKARFAAQAAAGSPDTVDAA; the protein is encoded by the coding sequence ATGCGTACGCTCTGTTCCTCGACACTGATCGGCGAGTTCTTCGTCATCGGCTTCGCCGGCCTGGTCGCCATGAAGGACGCCGACCTGTCCACCGCCACGGTGTGGACGGTGTGCGGCATCGCCATGTTCTTCAGCGTGCTGCTGTGCGGCATGGTCACCCGGCCCGGGGGCGTCGCCCTCGGCTGGGCGCTCCAGATCGCCCTTGTCGCGTCCGGCTTCTTCGTCCCGATCATGTTCTTCCTGGGGGTGCTCTTCGCGGCCCTGTGGTGGGCCTCCGTGCACTTCGGGCGGAAGGTCGACGAGGCGAAGGCGCGCTTCGCCGCCCAGGCGGCCGCAGGCTCTCCGGATACTGTTGACGCTGCGTGA
- the ndk gene encoding nucleoside-diphosphate kinase, with protein sequence MSQRTLVLLKPDAVRRGLTGEIISRIERKAGWQITALELRTLDQDTLEQHYGEHKGKPFYEPLVEFMASGPVVALIVEGDRVIEGVRGLAGPTDPIAAAPGSIRGDFGVIVRENLIHASDSEESAEREVKIFFPGRV encoded by the coding sequence GTGAGCCAGCGCACCCTCGTCCTGCTCAAGCCCGACGCCGTCCGTCGTGGCCTGACTGGCGAGATCATCAGCCGTATCGAGCGCAAGGCCGGCTGGCAGATCACCGCGCTGGAGCTGCGCACGCTGGACCAGGACACGCTGGAGCAGCACTACGGGGAGCACAAGGGCAAGCCTTTCTACGAGCCGCTGGTGGAGTTCATGGCCTCCGGTCCGGTCGTCGCGCTGATCGTCGAGGGCGACCGGGTCATCGAAGGCGTGCGCGGGCTCGCGGGTCCGACCGACCCGATCGCCGCGGCCCCCGGCTCCATCCGCGGTGACTTCGGCGTGATCGTCCGCGAGAACCTGATCCACGCCTCCGACTCCGAGGAGTCCGCCGAGCGCGAGGTGAAGATCTTCTTCCCCGGTCGCGTCTGA
- the mreC gene encoding rod shape-determining protein MreC — MRDTRESRLLLVLLIAVAFALITVDIRGGEDSPVDGARQAAAAAFGPIENGVSSAVDPVGNAVSAVRDSGERHDRLTDLEKENAALKAKLGSDDRNRSRLAQLDKMLKIAGTGQYGIKGAEVIAIGAAQGFSWTITIDVGANDGVKRDMTVLNGEGLVGRVTTVGPNTATVLLASDPDFTVGTRMEASDELGFASGQGDRPLRVELLNGKAEVKKGDRLVTFGSQADKPFVPGVPVGVVSRVDPSGGDLTRTLYVTPYVSFTKLDIVGVVVEAPKKDPRDTVLPSKPKPVPTPTVTVTVTPNANAPVDGQQQ; from the coding sequence GTGAGGGACACACGAGAGAGCCGGCTGCTCCTGGTGCTGCTGATCGCCGTAGCGTTCGCGCTGATCACGGTGGACATCCGGGGTGGGGAGGATTCCCCGGTCGACGGTGCCCGGCAGGCCGCGGCCGCGGCCTTCGGCCCGATCGAGAACGGCGTGTCGTCGGCGGTGGATCCCGTCGGCAACGCCGTCTCCGCCGTCCGGGACTCCGGTGAACGCCACGACCGGCTCACCGATCTGGAGAAGGAGAACGCGGCTCTCAAGGCCAAGCTCGGCAGCGACGACCGCAACCGCAGCCGGCTGGCGCAGCTGGACAAGATGCTGAAGATCGCCGGCACCGGCCAGTACGGCATCAAGGGCGCGGAGGTCATCGCGATAGGAGCGGCCCAGGGCTTCTCCTGGACCATCACCATCGACGTCGGCGCGAACGACGGCGTCAAGCGCGACATGACGGTCCTCAACGGGGAGGGTCTGGTCGGGCGGGTCACCACCGTCGGGCCGAACACCGCGACGGTGCTCCTGGCCAGCGACCCCGACTTCACCGTCGGCACCCGGATGGAGGCGTCCGACGAGCTCGGTTTCGCGTCCGGACAGGGCGACCGGCCGCTGCGCGTCGAACTCCTCAACGGCAAGGCCGAGGTGAAGAAGGGCGACCGGCTCGTCACCTTCGGCTCGCAGGCCGACAAGCCCTTCGTGCCCGGCGTCCCCGTCGGAGTCGTCTCCCGCGTCGACCCCTCGGGTGGCGATCTCACCCGCACCCTCTACGTCACGCCGTACGTCAGCTTCACCAAGCTCGACATCGTGGGCGTGGTCGTCGAGGCTCCGAAGAAGGACCCGCGCGACACCGTGCTCCCCTCGAAGCCCAAGCCGGTCCCCACGCCGACGGTGACCGTCACGGTCACTCCGAACGCGAACGCACCCGTAGACGGCCAGCAGCAGTAG
- a CDS encoding rod shape-determining protein — MSFIGRDMAVDLGTANTLVYVRGRGIVLNEPSVVAINTNTGGILAVGAEAKKMIGRTPGNIVAVRPLKDGVIADFEITERMLRYFILKIHKRRYLARPRVVVCVPSGITGVERRAVIEASTQAGARQVHIIEEPMAAAIGSGLPVHEATGNMVVDIGGGTTEVAVISLGGIVTAQSIRVAGDELDNAIIQHIKKEYSLLLGERTAEQIKITIGSAYDLDDDQHTEIRGRDLVSGLPKTVVISAAEVRKAIEEPVNAIVDAVKTTLDKCPPELSGDIMDRGIVLTGGGALLRGLDERLRRETGMPIHIAEDPLDSVALGSGKCVEEFEALQQVLDAAPRR; from the coding sequence ATGTCGTTCATCGGCCGTGACATGGCTGTCGACCTCGGGACCGCCAACACGCTGGTGTACGTCAGGGGTCGCGGGATCGTACTCAACGAGCCGTCCGTCGTCGCGATCAACACCAACACCGGTGGCATCCTCGCGGTCGGCGCCGAAGCGAAGAAGATGATCGGGCGCACCCCCGGCAACATCGTTGCCGTGCGTCCGCTGAAGGACGGCGTGATCGCCGACTTCGAGATCACCGAGCGGATGCTCCGCTACTTCATCCTGAAGATCCACAAGCGGCGGTATCTGGCTCGTCCGCGGGTCGTCGTCTGTGTGCCCTCGGGCATCACGGGGGTCGAGCGCCGCGCCGTCATCGAGGCGTCGACCCAGGCCGGCGCCCGTCAGGTGCACATCATCGAGGAGCCCATGGCCGCGGCCATCGGCTCCGGCCTGCCGGTCCACGAGGCGACGGGCAACATGGTGGTGGACATCGGCGGCGGCACCACGGAGGTCGCGGTCATCTCGCTCGGCGGCATCGTCACCGCCCAGTCCATCCGCGTCGCGGGTGATGAACTGGACAACGCGATCATCCAGCACATCAAGAAGGAGTACAGCCTCCTCCTCGGTGAGCGGACGGCCGAACAGATCAAGATCACGATCGGTTCGGCCTACGACCTCGACGACGACCAGCACACCGAGATCCGCGGCCGGGACCTCGTGTCCGGGCTGCCCAAGACCGTCGTCATCTCGGCCGCCGAGGTGCGCAAGGCGATCGAGGAACCGGTCAACGCGATCGTCGACGCCGTGAAGACCACGCTCGACAAGTGCCCGCCGGAGCTGTCCGGCGACATCATGGACCGCGGAATCGTTCTGACCGGCGGCGGAGCCCTGCTGCGCGGCCTGGACGAGCGGCTGCGCCGCGAGACCGGCATGCCCATCCACATCGCCGAGGACCCGCTGGACAGCGTGGCCCTCGGCTCCGGGAAGTGCGTGGAGGAGTTCGAGGCCCTCCAGCAGGTCCTGGACGCCGCGCCCCGCAGATGA
- the rodA gene encoding rod shape-determining protein RodA — MTGANGFSVSGYGPERAGWTRVFARDSLARRLDWPILMSAIALSLIGSVLVYSATRNRTEINQGDPYFFLVRHLMNTGIGICLMIGTVWLGHRTLRNAVPVLYGLSLMGILAVLTPLGSTVNGAHSWIVVGGGFSLQPSEFVKITIILGMAMLLAARVDAGDKLYPDQRTVLQALGLAAVPMLIVMLMPDLGSVMVMVMIVLGVLLASGASNRWVFGLLGAGAAGAIAVWQLHILDDYQIARFAAFANPSLDPAGVGYNTNQARIAIGSGGLTGAGLFHGSQTTGQFVPEQQTDFVFTVAGEELGFIGAGLIIVLLGVILWRASRIARETTELYGTIVAAGIVAWFAFQSFENIGMTLGIMPVTGLPLPFVSYGGTSMFAVWVALGLLQSIRVQRPMSA; from the coding sequence ATGACCGGCGCGAACGGTTTCTCCGTCTCCGGATACGGGCCCGAGCGGGCCGGCTGGACCCGGGTCTTCGCCCGTGACTCGCTGGCCCGGCGGCTGGACTGGCCGATACTGATGTCGGCGATCGCCCTGTCGCTGATCGGCTCGGTCCTGGTCTACTCGGCGACCCGCAACCGCACCGAGATCAACCAGGGCGACCCGTACTTCTTCCTCGTCCGGCACCTGATGAACACCGGCATCGGCATCTGCCTGATGATCGGGACGGTCTGGCTCGGCCACCGCACCCTGCGCAACGCGGTACCGGTCCTCTACGGCCTCTCGCTCATGGGCATCCTGGCGGTCCTGACGCCGCTGGGCTCGACGGTCAACGGCGCCCACTCCTGGATCGTGGTGGGCGGCGGATTCTCGCTCCAGCCCTCGGAGTTCGTGAAGATCACGATCATCCTGGGCATGGCGATGCTGCTCGCGGCCCGGGTCGACGCCGGCGACAAGCTCTACCCCGACCAGCGCACGGTGCTCCAGGCCCTCGGGCTCGCGGCCGTCCCCATGCTGATCGTGATGCTCATGCCCGACCTCGGTTCGGTCATGGTCATGGTGATGATCGTGCTGGGCGTGCTGCTGGCCTCCGGCGCCTCCAACCGCTGGGTCTTCGGACTGCTCGGCGCGGGCGCGGCCGGCGCGATCGCGGTCTGGCAGCTGCACATCCTGGACGACTACCAGATCGCCCGCTTCGCCGCCTTCGCCAACCCCAGCCTCGACCCCGCGGGCGTCGGCTACAACACCAACCAGGCGCGGATCGCGATCGGCTCCGGCGGCCTCACCGGCGCCGGGCTGTTCCACGGGTCACAGACGACGGGCCAGTTCGTCCCGGAGCAGCAGACGGACTTCGTCTTCACCGTCGCGGGCGAGGAACTGGGCTTCATCGGCGCGGGCCTGATCATCGTCCTGCTCGGTGTCATCCTCTGGCGTGCCAGCCGCATAGCTCGCGAGACGACGGAGCTGTACGGCACGATCGTCGCCGCGGGCATCGTGGCCTGGTTCGCCTTCCAGTCCTTCGAGAACATCGGGATGACCCTGGGGATCATGCCGGTGACGGGCCTTCCGCTGCCGTTCGTCTCCTACGGCGGCACGTCCATGTTCGCGGTGTGGGTGGCGCTGGGGCTGCTCCAGTCCATCCGGGTGCAGCGGCCCATGTCGGCGTGA
- the mreD gene encoding rod shape-determining protein MreD: MRVNRILLSVPLVVVALVIQVSVLARLHLPGAVPDLLLLTVLGLAMVYGHVGGALIGFGAGLLADLAPPADHAAGRYALVLCVIGYLAGLVKPESGQIKSATGPMVVVVGAAIGSTLLYAGVGALVGDTAARHVGLTGLLFTAGLYDLLLAPFVVPAVMFLARRADNDPLAETNSAAKSPDISSGWLSSGTGLRIGGQRNGLKLKAARSRGARAGRIKGVKRL; this comes from the coding sequence ATGCGCGTCAACCGGATCCTGCTCTCCGTCCCGCTGGTCGTCGTCGCCCTGGTGATCCAGGTGAGCGTCCTCGCCCGGCTCCACCTCCCGGGCGCCGTCCCCGACCTCCTCCTGCTCACCGTGCTGGGCCTGGCCATGGTCTACGGCCATGTCGGCGGCGCGCTCATCGGCTTCGGCGCCGGTCTGCTCGCCGACCTCGCGCCGCCCGCCGACCACGCCGCCGGGCGCTACGCCCTCGTGCTGTGCGTCATCGGCTACCTCGCCGGGCTCGTCAAGCCCGAGAGCGGGCAGATCAAGTCGGCCACCGGCCCGATGGTCGTGGTCGTCGGCGCCGCGATCGGCTCCACCCTGCTGTACGCCGGAGTGGGCGCCCTCGTCGGCGACACCGCAGCCCGCCATGTCGGCCTCACCGGGCTGCTGTTCACGGCCGGTCTGTACGACCTGCTGCTGGCCCCGTTCGTCGTTCCCGCGGTCATGTTCCTGGCGCGACGCGCCGACAACGACCCCCTCGCGGAGACCAACTCGGCCGCCAAGAGCCCGGACATCTCGTCCGGCTGGCTCTCCTCCGGTACGGGTCTCAGGATCGGCGGGCAGCGCAACGGGCTGAAGTTGAAGGCGGCCCGCTCACGCGGGGCGCGCGCCGGTCGTATCAAGGGGGTCAAGCGGCTGTGA
- the mrdA gene encoding penicillin-binding protein 2, translating into MTNIPETGRTPRVQIRLVVIQILVLSLLGTLGGRLWYLQIREGAEYAKEASGNHVQQVVEPAVRGSILDARGVALADNETRLVVSASRTDLLKQKDDGKAVLAKLAGVLGMSAEEVAQKVRLCDAKTPQPCWNGSPYQPIPITDEATAKQALQIRERAEDFPGITAEPEAVRRYAAPGNANTAQVLGYLSPVTDAEITKAQDTDSPYLRSDQVGRSGLERQYDKELRGKAGVTRYEVDNLGRVIGQAEADAAQPGSNLVTSIDARVQRVAEYELNNAMKIARTQFDKITGENYKADSGAVVVMEAKTGRVVAMASAPAYDPNVWVGGISAKDYKKLTGKNSDYPLLNRAIQGQSAPGSTFKVVSTAAAVEAGYEWDGGYPCTSSYSVGGQVFKNFEGESFGPISLGRALEVSCDTVFYGLADREWKRDGGINPAKGEPKDYFYKAAHQFGLGKETGIDLPNEVTGRVPDRQWKESYWKANKDSWCKYGKKDGSYVEKIAYENCLEGNKMREGDSINYSIGQGDTLVTPIQEAVIYGALANGGTMYTPTIGKAIVSADGKTVQEIKPKVQGKLPVDQATIKGMDAALEGVVTRGTAAWKFGGWPQEEIPLHAKTGTAEVYGKQTTSWLATYSKDYTVVMTIAQAGTGSGASGEAVRHIYNAMYGVADDGKIDKKNALLPTPQTTLPKVQADGTIKAPKVSKDPAKEQRVSQQGTPQPDETQPGATVQQNTGTNRDTRRRRRKRGSRRMCT; encoded by the coding sequence GTGACCAACATTCCCGAGACCGGTCGGACCCCACGGGTCCAGATCAGGCTCGTCGTGATCCAGATCCTCGTCCTCTCCCTGCTCGGCACCCTCGGCGGCCGCCTGTGGTACCTCCAGATCCGGGAGGGCGCCGAATACGCCAAGGAGGCCTCCGGCAACCACGTCCAGCAGGTCGTCGAGCCCGCCGTACGCGGCTCGATCCTGGACGCGCGCGGGGTGGCCCTCGCCGACAACGAGACGCGGCTCGTGGTCTCCGCCTCCCGCACCGACCTGCTGAAGCAGAAGGACGACGGCAAGGCGGTCCTGGCCAAGCTCGCGGGAGTCCTCGGCATGAGCGCCGAGGAGGTCGCGCAGAAGGTCCGGCTGTGCGACGCCAAGACACCCCAGCCCTGCTGGAACGGCTCGCCCTACCAGCCGATCCCGATCACCGACGAGGCCACCGCCAAGCAGGCCCTGCAGATCCGCGAGCGCGCCGAGGACTTCCCCGGCATCACCGCCGAGCCCGAGGCCGTGCGTCGCTACGCCGCCCCCGGCAACGCCAACACCGCCCAGGTCCTCGGTTACCTCTCCCCGGTGACGGACGCCGAGATCACCAAGGCCCAGGACACCGACTCGCCCTATCTGCGCTCCGACCAGGTCGGCCGCAGCGGCCTGGAGCGCCAGTACGACAAGGAGCTGCGCGGCAAGGCCGGTGTCACCCGGTACGAGGTGGACAACCTCGGCCGTGTCATCGGCCAGGCCGAGGCGGACGCGGCCCAGCCCGGCTCCAACCTCGTCACCAGCATCGACGCCCGCGTCCAGCGGGTCGCCGAGTACGAGCTGAACAACGCGATGAAGATCGCTCGCACCCAGTTCGACAAGATCACCGGCGAGAACTACAAGGCCGACTCCGGCGCCGTCGTGGTGATGGAGGCCAAGACCGGCCGCGTCGTCGCCATGGCGTCCGCCCCGGCCTACGACCCCAACGTCTGGGTCGGCGGCATCTCGGCCAAGGACTACAAGAAGCTCACCGGGAAGAACTCGGACTACCCGCTGCTGAACCGGGCCATACAGGGTCAGTCGGCGCCCGGCTCCACCTTCAAGGTGGTCTCCACGGCCGCGGCGGTCGAGGCCGGCTACGAGTGGGACGGCGGCTACCCGTGCACCAGCTCGTACTCGGTGGGCGGCCAGGTCTTCAAGAACTTCGAGGGGGAGAGCTTCGGCCCCATCTCGCTCGGCCGGGCCCTGGAGGTCTCCTGCGACACCGTCTTCTACGGTCTCGCGGACCGGGAGTGGAAGAGGGACGGCGGCATCAACCCGGCCAAGGGTGAGCCCAAGGACTACTTCTACAAGGCCGCCCACCAGTTCGGTCTCGGCAAGGAGACCGGCATCGACCTGCCCAACGAGGTCACCGGCCGTGTCCCGGACCGTCAGTGGAAGGAGTCCTACTGGAAGGCCAACAAGGACTCCTGGTGCAAGTACGGCAAGAAGGACGGCAGTTACGTCGAGAAGATCGCGTACGAGAACTGCCTCGAGGGCAACAAGATGCGCGAGGGCGACTCGATCAACTACTCCATCGGTCAGGGCGACACCCTCGTCACCCCGATCCAGGAGGCCGTGATCTACGGGGCGCTCGCCAACGGCGGCACGATGTACACCCCGACCATCGGCAAGGCGATCGTCAGCGCCGACGGCAAGACCGTCCAGGAGATCAAGCCCAAGGTCCAGGGCAAGCTGCCGGTCGACCAGGCGACGATCAAGGGCATGGACGCCGCGCTGGAAGGCGTGGTCACGCGCGGTACCGCCGCCTGGAAGTTCGGCGGCTGGCCGCAGGAGGAGATCCCGCTGCACGCCAAGACCGGCACCGCGGAGGTCTACGGCAAGCAGACGACGTCCTGGCTCGCCACGTACAGCAAGGACTACACGGTCGTCATGACGATCGCTCAGGCCGGTACCGGCTCGGGCGCCTCGGGTGAGGCCGTACGGCACATCTACAACGCGATGTACGGCGTCGCCGACGACGGCAAGATCGACAAGAAGAACGCCCTGCTGCCCACCCCGCAGACCACCCTGCCGAAGGTCCAGGCGGACGGCACGATCAAGGCCCCGAAGGTCTCCAAGGACCCGGCGAAGGAACAGCGCGTCAGCCAGCAGGGCACGCCGCAGCCGGACGAGACGCAGCCGGGGGCCACCGTGCAGCAGAACACGGGCACCAACCGCGACACCCGCAGGCGACGGCGGAAGAGGGGAAGCCGGAGGATGTGCACATGA
- a CDS encoding CYTH and CHAD domain-containing protein, whose amino-acid sequence MTETKREIERKYESEESGLPDLTGVAGIASVVDKGVTELDATYYDTSDLRLASASITLRRRTGGSDAGWHLKLPVGPGVRDEISAPLSDVVPDELAGLVRSRVREGQLVPVVRLRSSRDIRELIDSRGRLLAEASVDAVRADRKFGGEGRAEWTEIEVELADGGDPVLLDKVEKRLRKAGVRPSKSASKLARALAETKGGRPRPEGRGPAEPVTAGDHVLAYIRAQRDAIVALDPAVRRDVEDSIHDMRVATRRLRSTFRSFHKIFDRQVTDPIGAELKWLTGELGVGRDHEVLTERLDAALDELPPTLISGPIEDRLSTWAKAKGHGSRRRLLGVLDSPRYLALLDSLDAVVSDPPTLDAAAKKPHKVLAKAVRKDFRKVSALVEEAMEQPPGTDRDLALHEARKKAKRTRYAAETACPVLGGPAKALVKTMKSLQSLLGDHQDSVMARTTLRELSAVAHAAGESDFTYGVLYAREERRAERVQEALPAEWKKTGGSMEV is encoded by the coding sequence ATGACGGAGACGAAACGCGAGATCGAGCGCAAGTACGAATCCGAAGAGAGCGGGCTGCCGGACCTGACCGGTGTCGCCGGGATCGCGTCCGTGGTCGACAAGGGCGTCACCGAGCTCGACGCGACCTACTACGACACCTCCGACCTGCGCCTGGCCTCGGCCTCCATCACCCTGCGCCGCCGCACCGGAGGCTCCGACGCCGGCTGGCACCTGAAACTGCCGGTCGGGCCCGGTGTCCGGGACGAGATCTCGGCCCCGCTCTCCGACGTCGTACCCGACGAACTCGCCGGGCTGGTCCGCTCCCGCGTCCGCGAGGGGCAGCTCGTGCCCGTGGTGCGGCTGCGCTCCAGCCGGGACATCCGCGAACTCATCGACTCCCGGGGCCGGCTGCTCGCCGAGGCGAGCGTGGACGCCGTACGCGCGGACCGGAAGTTCGGCGGCGAGGGCCGGGCCGAGTGGACCGAGATCGAGGTGGAACTCGCCGACGGCGGCGACCCGGTCCTGCTCGACAAGGTGGAGAAGCGGCTGCGCAAGGCGGGCGTACGGCCGTCGAAGTCCGCGTCGAAGCTGGCGCGGGCGCTGGCGGAGACGAAGGGCGGGCGTCCTCGGCCGGAGGGCAGGGGCCCCGCCGAGCCCGTCACCGCCGGCGACCACGTTCTGGCGTACATCCGTGCCCAGCGGGATGCGATCGTCGCGCTCGACCCGGCCGTGCGCCGGGACGTCGAGGACTCGATCCACGACATGCGGGTCGCCACCCGCCGGCTGCGCAGCACGTTCCGCTCCTTCCACAAGATCTTCGACCGGCAGGTCACCGACCCGATCGGCGCCGAACTGAAGTGGCTGACCGGGGAACTGGGCGTGGGCCGCGATCACGAGGTGCTGACCGAACGGCTGGACGCGGCGCTCGACGAACTGCCCCCCACCCTGATCTCCGGACCGATCGAGGACCGGCTGAGCACCTGGGCCAAGGCCAAGGGGCACGGTTCCCGCCGCCGGCTGCTCGGCGTACTCGACTCGCCGCGCTATCTGGCGCTCCTCGACAGCCTGGACGCCGTGGTCAGCGACCCGCCGACGCTCGACGCGGCCGCCAAGAAGCCGCACAAGGTGCTGGCCAAGGCCGTGCGCAAGGACTTCCGGAAGGTGTCCGCGCTGGTCGAGGAGGCCATGGAGCAGCCGCCCGGTACCGACCGCGACCTCGCGCTGCACGAGGCCCGCAAGAAGGCCAAGCGGACGCGGTACGCGGCCGAGACGGCCTGCCCGGTCCTCGGCGGCCCGGCCAAGGCGCTGGTCAAGACCATGAAGTCGCTCCAGAGCCTGCTCGGCGACCACCAGGACAGCGTCATGGCCCGCACCACGCTGCGGGAACTGTCCGCCGTGGCGCACGCGGCGGGCGAGAGCGACTTCACGTACGGCGTGCTGTACGCCCGTGAGGAGCGGCGTGCCGAGCGGGTGCAGGAGGCCCTCCCGGCGGAGTGGAAGAAGACCGGCGGGTCGATGGAGGTCTAG
- a CDS encoding TIGR03960 family B12-binding radical SAM protein, producing the protein MSVESVFPQLEALLPHVQKPIQYVGGELNSTVKPWESCDVRWALMYPDAYEVGLPNQGVMILYEVLNEQEGVLAERTYSVWPDLEALMREHAVPQFTVDAHRPVKAFDVFGLSFSTELGYTNMLTALDLAGIPLESRDRGLDDPIVLAGGHAAFNPEPIADFIDAAVIGDGEQAVLDMTKIIREWKAEGRPGGREEVLFRLAKTGAVYIPRFYDVEYLPDGRIARVVPNKSGVPWRVSKHTVMDLDEWPYPKQPLVPLAETVHERMSVEIFRGCTRGCRFCQAGMITRPVRERSITGIGDMVEKGLKATGFEEVGLLSLSSADHSEIAEVAKGLADRYEEDKIGLSLPSTRVDAFNVDLANELTRNGRRSGLTFAPEGGSERMRKVINKMVSEEDLIRTVSTAYGNGWRQVKLYFMCGLPTETDEDVLQIADMAMKVIAEGRKVSGQNDIRCTVSIGGFVPKPHTPFQWAPQLSAEETDARLTKLRDKIRGDKKYGRSIGFRYHDGKPGIVEGLLSRGDRRIGAVIRAVYEDGGRFDGWREHFSYDRWMACADKTLPAFGVDVDWYTTREKSYEEVLPWDHLDSGLDKDWLWEDWQDALDETEVEDCRWTPCFDCGVCPAMDTHIQIGPTGKKLLPLTVNQPAGSAHTH; encoded by the coding sequence ATGTCTGTCGAATCGGTCTTCCCGCAGCTCGAAGCCTTGCTCCCGCATGTGCAGAAGCCGATCCAGTACGTGGGCGGCGAGCTCAACTCCACCGTGAAGCCCTGGGAGTCGTGCGACGTCCGCTGGGCGCTCATGTACCCGGACGCGTACGAGGTCGGGCTGCCCAACCAGGGCGTCATGATCCTCTACGAGGTGCTGAACGAGCAGGAGGGGGTCCTGGCCGAGCGCACGTACAGCGTGTGGCCGGACCTGGAGGCGCTGATGCGGGAGCACGCGGTCCCGCAGTTCACGGTGGACGCCCACCGTCCGGTGAAGGCCTTCGACGTGTTCGGGCTGTCCTTCTCCACGGAGCTGGGCTACACGAACATGCTCACGGCGCTGGACCTCGCGGGCATCCCGCTGGAGTCCAGGGACCGCGGTCTCGACGACCCGATCGTGCTGGCGGGCGGCCACGCGGCCTTCAACCCCGAGCCGATCGCCGACTTCATCGACGCGGCGGTCATCGGCGACGGCGAACAGGCCGTACTGGACATGACGAAGATCATCCGCGAGTGGAAGGCGGAGGGCCGGCCGGGCGGCCGCGAGGAGGTCCTGTTCCGTCTCGCGAAGACCGGCGCGGTCTACATCCCACGCTTCTACGACGTGGAGTACCTGCCGGACGGCCGGATCGCCCGCGTGGTGCCGAACAAGTCGGGCGTTCCCTGGCGCGTGTCGAAGCACACGGTCATGGACCTCGACGAGTGGCCCTACCCCAAGCAGCCGCTGGTCCCGCTCGCCGAGACGGTGCACGAGCGCATGTCGGTGGAGATCTTCCGCGGCTGCACCCGAGGCTGCCGTTTCTGCCAGGCCGGCATGATCACGCGGCCGGTGCGGGAGCGGTCGATCACCGGTATCGGCGACATGGTCGAGAAGGGCCTGAAGGCGACCGGCTTCGAGGAGGTCGGCCTGCTCTCGCTGTCGAGCGCTGACCACAGCGAGATCGCCGAGGTCGCGAAGGGCCTCGCGGACCGCTACGAGGAGGACAAGATCGGTCTGTCCCTCCCCTCCACCCGCGTCGACGCCTTCAACGTGGACCTGGCGAACGAGCTGACCCGCAACGGCCGCCGGTCCGGCCTGACCTTCGCCCCCGAGGGCGGCTCGGAGCGCATGCGCAAGGTCATCAACAAGATGGTCTCCGAAGAGGACCTGATCCGGACGGTCTCCACCGCGTACGGCAACGGCTGGCGCCAGGTGAAGCTGTACTTCATGTGCGGTCTGCCGACGGAGACGGACGAGGACGTCCTCCAGATCGCCGACATGGCGATGAAGGTGATCGCCGAGGGCCGCAAGGTCTCCGGCCAGAACGACATCCGCTGCACGGTGTCGATCGGCGGGTTCGTGCCCAAGCCGCACACCCCGTTCCAGTGGGCGCCGCAGCTCTCCGCCGAGGAGACCGACGCGCGTCTCACGAAGCTCCGCGACAAGATCCGCGGCGACAAGAAGTACGGCCGCTCGATCGGCTTCCGCTACCACGACGGCAAGCCCGGCATCGTCGAGGGCCTGCTCTCGCGCGGCGACCGCCGCATCGGCGCCGTCATCCGGGCCGTCTACGAGGACGGCGGCCGGTTCGACGGCTGGCGTGAGCACTTCTCCTACGACCGCTGGATGGCCTGCGCGGACAAGACGCTGCCCGCCTTCGGCGTGGACGTGGACTGGTACACGACGCGGGAGAAGTCCTACGAGGAGGTCCTGCCCTGGGACCACCTCGACTCGGGCCTCGACAAGGACTGGCTCTGGGAGGACTGGCAGGACGCCCTCGACGAGACGGAGGTCGAGGACTGCCGCTGGACGCCCTGCTTCGACTGCGGGGTGTGCCCGGCGATGGACACCCACATCCAGATCGGCCCGACCGGCAAGAAGCTGCTGCCGTTGACGGTGAACCAGCCGGCCGGGAGCGCGCACACGCACTGA